Proteins encoded by one window of Mesorhizobium sp. INR15:
- the tyrS gene encoding tyrosine--tRNA ligase — protein sequence MSAFKSDFLRTMSERGFIHQTSDDAGLDQAFAKETVTAYIGFDATAKSLHAGSLIQIMMLHWLQQTGHRPIALMGGGTSMIGDPSFKDEARKLLTPQDIEDNLVGIRRNFVPYLKFGGGLNDAIMVNNADWLMEINYVNFLRDVGRHFSVNRMLAFDSVKLRLDREQSLSFLEFNYMILQAYDFVELYKRLGCRLQMGGSDQWGNIINGIDLGRRMEDAQLYALTTPLLTTSSGAKMGKSASGAVWLDPEMLSPYEFWQYWRNTEDADVPRFLKLYTTLPMSEVARLEKLGGSEINDAKKILATEITALLHGRQAADSASETARKTFEEGGLAETLPTVEIDKAALEAGVGILSLFVTAGLAASNGEARRHIQGGAVRLNDQPVSDDRRVVNAQDLSPENVVKLSLGRKKHILVRPV from the coding sequence ATGTCCGCCTTCAAATCCGATTTCCTGCGTACGATGAGCGAGCGCGGTTTCATCCATCAGACCTCGGATGATGCCGGCCTCGACCAGGCCTTCGCCAAGGAGACGGTCACCGCCTATATCGGCTTCGACGCCACCGCCAAAAGCCTGCATGCCGGATCTCTGATCCAGATCATGATGCTGCACTGGCTGCAGCAGACCGGCCACAGGCCAATCGCGCTCATGGGCGGGGGCACCTCGATGATCGGCGACCCGTCGTTCAAGGACGAGGCGCGCAAGCTTTTGACGCCGCAGGACATCGAGGACAATCTCGTCGGCATCCGCCGCAATTTCGTACCTTACCTCAAGTTCGGCGGCGGCCTGAACGACGCGATCATGGTCAACAACGCCGACTGGCTGATGGAAATCAACTACGTCAATTTCCTGCGCGATGTCGGCCGGCATTTTTCCGTCAACCGCATGCTGGCCTTCGATTCGGTCAAGCTGCGGCTCGACCGCGAGCAGTCGCTGTCGTTCCTCGAATTCAACTACATGATCCTGCAGGCCTATGATTTCGTCGAGCTTTACAAGCGCCTGGGCTGCCGCTTGCAGATGGGCGGTTCCGACCAGTGGGGCAACATCATCAACGGCATCGATCTTGGCCGTCGCATGGAGGACGCACAGCTTTACGCACTGACCACGCCGCTGCTCACCACGTCTTCCGGCGCCAAGATGGGCAAGTCGGCCTCGGGCGCGGTCTGGCTCGATCCCGAAATGCTGAGCCCCTACGAATTCTGGCAATACTGGCGCAACACCGAGGATGCCGATGTCCCCCGCTTCCTGAAACTCTACACGACGTTGCCGATGAGCGAAGTCGCGCGCCTGGAAAAGCTTGGCGGCTCCGAGATCAACGACGCCAAGAAGATCCTCGCCACTGAAATCACCGCTCTGCTGCATGGCCGCCAGGCTGCTGACAGCGCCAGCGAAACCGCGCGCAAGACTTTCGAGGAAGGCGGGCTCGCCGAGACGCTGCCGACAGTCGAGATCGACAAGGCGGCGCTCGAAGCCGGCGTCGGCATCCTGTCACTCTTTGTCACCGCTGGACTTGCGGCATCCAACGGCGAGGCGCGGCGGCACATCCAGGGCGGTGCGGTGCGCCTCAATGACCAGCCGGTTTCCGATGACCGCCGAGTGGTGAACGCTCAGGATTTGAGTCCGGAAAATGTCGTAAAGCTGTCGCTGGGCAGGAAGAAACACATTCTGGTGCGGCCGGTTTAG